In Natrinema amylolyticum, the following are encoded in one genomic region:
- the minD gene encoding cell division ATPase MinD, with protein MSHETVYAIASGKGGVGKTTTTVNLGTALSEAGERVAIVDADLGMANLAGFVSLTPDSTTLHDVLAGDASIDDATYRLADNIVAVPSGTNLDEYAETSPEGLREVIEKLRSQFDYVFLDVGAGISHETVLPLGLADAVVLVSTPEPAAVHDTKKTIELTDRSGGEVAGLVLTRTRPDGDVSHDEIADRLEVPLLGAIPEDPAARDSVYAGTPLVVFEPQGPAAVAYRRLATELTGIEIPVPEGSDESDETESKATATGSASDDGREAAHDDVSSAITEAESDP; from the coding sequence ATGTCCCACGAGACGGTATATGCCATCGCGAGCGGGAAAGGCGGTGTCGGGAAGACGACGACGACGGTCAACCTCGGCACGGCGCTGTCCGAGGCGGGCGAGCGCGTCGCGATCGTTGACGCCGACCTCGGCATGGCGAACCTCGCCGGGTTCGTCAGCCTCACCCCTGACTCGACCACCCTCCACGACGTGTTAGCCGGAGACGCATCGATCGACGACGCCACCTACCGACTGGCGGACAATATCGTCGCCGTCCCGAGCGGCACGAACCTCGACGAGTACGCCGAAACCTCCCCCGAAGGGCTGCGGGAGGTCATCGAAAAGCTGCGGTCCCAGTTCGACTACGTCTTTCTCGACGTCGGCGCCGGCATCAGCCACGAGACCGTCCTCCCGCTGGGACTGGCCGATGCCGTCGTCCTCGTCTCGACGCCCGAACCCGCCGCGGTCCACGACACGAAGAAGACTATCGAGTTGACCGATCGCTCCGGCGGCGAGGTCGCGGGCCTCGTCCTCACCCGCACCCGCCCGGACGGCGACGTCTCCCACGACGAGATCGCCGACCGCCTCGAGGTGCCCCTGCTCGGTGCGATCCCCGAGGATCCGGCAGCCCGGGACAGCGTCTACGCCGGCACGCCGTTGGTCGTCTTCGAGCCTCAGGGTCCCGCGGCGGTCGCCTATCGGCGGCTCGCGACGGAGTTGACCGGTATCGAGATCCCGGTTCCGGAGGGCAGTGACGAAAGCGACGAGACGGAGAGCAAGGCGACCGCGACCGGTTCGGCGAGCGACGACGGTCGGGAGGCGGCACACGACGACGTCTCGAGTGCGATCACGGAAGCGGAATCGGATCCCTGA